In Aspergillus oryzae RIB40 DNA, chromosome 6, one genomic interval encodes:
- a CDS encoding type III PLP-dependent enzyme (ornithine decarboxylase) produces MGEDLNNNLTGVEDEVHGTGWTLGGIPKMMVTDMASDALVDSIITERIRKLDQNPVDIQHDLPFLVADTRRIFQQHERWLQCLPNIAPFYAVKCNSNIRLLRYLARLGVGFDCASWGEMKLVLNLGVDPSRIIFAHPCKAVSALQMASRSGVPRTTFDNVDELEKIKDNAPNLRLLLRIFADDDTALVSLGNKFGAPLDTTKALLLKAKDLGLVVDGVSFHVGSGASNADTFVTAVQNAKHVFQQGKQLGFDMHVLDVGGGFQDSNFEPMALSLQRAIEKEFPPSTQVMAEPGRYYARSFYTAACKVVARRKQIGQDKLSQSDMLYLNDGIYGCFMNAVAENEIYRPILFKQETTSSTEREAGEHRYSVWGPTCDGLDCIAKEATMGCEVKVGDWVKFENMGAYTTATSTQFNGFPNRYDIIYVDDHSPPRCDREVMASTKRIRSEAVL; encoded by the exons ATGGGGGAGGATCTCAATAACAACTTGACGGgtgtcgaagatgaagtccatGGTACCGGGTGGACGCTCGGGGGAA TTccgaagatgatggtgacgGACATGGCTTCCGATGCTCTGGTAGATAGCATCATCACAGAGCGAATCCGGAAATTGGATCAAAACCCCGTTGACATTCAGCACGACTTGCCGTTTTTGGTCGCCGACACAAGACGAATATTCCAACAACATGAACGCTGGCTCCAATGTCTTCCTAACATTGCACCCTTCTACG CCGTGAAATGTAACTCAAACATTCGGCTACTACGCTATCTCGCGCGTCTAGGCGTTGGTTTCGATTGCGCCTCATGGGGAGAGATGAAACTCGTGCTGAACTTGGGCGTAGACCCGTCAAGGATTATCTTCGCTCATCCGTGCAAAGCAGTATCTGCCTTGCAGATGGCTTCCAGAAGTGGAGTTCCACGTACGACATTTGACAATGTCGACGAGCTCGAGAAAATAAAGGACAATGCCCCTAATCTACGGCTACTTCTTCGTATATTCGCCGATGATGACACTGCTCTTGTATCCCTTGGGAACAAATTTGGAGCTCCTTTAGACACCACCAAAGCATTACTTCTGAAAGCGAAGGACCTCGGCTTAGTGGTGGACGGGGTCAGTTTTCACGTTG GATCTGGAGCATCGAATGCCGATACATTTGTGACAGCCGTACAAAATGCCAAACACGTTTTCCAACAAGGGAAACAGCTCGGGTTCGATATGCATGTTTTAGATGTCGGAGGCGGGTTTCAAGATTCCAATTTCGAGCCAATGGCACTGTCTCTCCAACGAGCTATCGAAAAAGAATTTCCCCCTTCGACACAGGTGATGGCAGAACCTGGCAGATACTATGCCCGCAGCTTCTACACCGCGGCATGCAAGGTCGTCGCCCGACGCAAGCAAATTGGGCAAGACAAGTTATCGCAAAGTGACATGCTCTACTTGAATGATGGGATATATGGATGTTTCATGAATGCTGTGGCCGAGAATGAGATCTATCGGCCAATCCTGTTCAAACAGGAGACTACGAGCAGTACCGAGAGAGAGGCTGGAGAGCATCGGTATTCTGTGTGGGGCCCGACGTGTGATGGGCTGGATTGCATCGCTAAAGAAGCTACTATGGGTTGTGAGGTAAAGGTTGGGGATTGGGTCAAGTTTGAGAACATGGGAG CGTATACAACAGCGACTTCTACACAATTCAATGGATTTCCAAACCGCTACGACATCATATATGTCGATGACCATAGCCCACCGAGATGCGATAGAGAGGTTATGGCTAGTACGAAGCGCATCAGGTCAGAAGCAGTCCTATAG
- a CDS encoding uncharacterized protein (predicted protein) — translation MISHVFFAWYLLLLSIFDGGVVARRGGGGNYDSGSNSDSSSDGDSDNGSGGGDDSSSPSGCGSGASNALSNTYLVPRHAWNWTSQSGAYSTDSPTIYDGSYFQGEGYLSYNITNGNKCQSTKQLRLLGYAWIGPQPPYPAGSENPFIIGFKAWESTKAVSEIHTSYTQIIWEGDSCASEPDLFGIVTTRGSASRTEASDTMIMNVSTSPAAPGAVDFNASTVTDLSPRISDSEGLFRLRAQSCASHDTDMRWPATTVMQGSVTNTTLGLEFSGSVDMNSTQYQFYAGRDENLKVNFTVTFSGQFDSVNSTHALNVQQANQSLAWVPNSAVNIVPGSWGYILAGAAGIQILALNIWDHSPRDCAQHKNVHGSYYKYPSKSYVIKLRRLHLQPLALDPGLDLCNMVGRVDNQSSFKTGPSAKCELLA, via the exons ATGATATCCCACGTGTTTTTCGCTTGGTACCTCCTTCTGCTGTCCATTTTCGACGGGGGGGTGGTCGCTaggagagggggaggaggtaATTATGATAGCGGCAGCAATAGTGACAGTAGCAGTGACGGCGATAGTGATAACGGCAGTGGTGGAGGCGACGACAGCTCAAGTCCTTCAGGGTGTGGAAGTGGAGCAAGTAATGCACTTAGCAACACATATCTTGTTCCTAGACATGCGTGGAACTGGACATCGCAAAGCGGTGCGTACTCGACCGACAGCCCGACTATATACGACGGTTCATActttcaaggagaagggtatctGTCATACAATATTACGAATGGAAACAAATGTCAAAGTACGAAGCAGCTCCGGTTGTTAGGATATGCTTGGATAGGGCCACAGCCTCCATACCCAGCTGGATCTGAAAACCCTTTTATCATAGGGTTCAAGGCGTGGGAATCCACCAAAGCTGTGAGCGAAATTCATACATCCTATACACAGATCATATGGGAAGGAGACTCGTGTGCTTCAGAGCCGGATCTCTTCGGCATCGTCACAACTAGAGGTTCAGCTTCTCGCACCGAAGCATCAGACACAATGATCATGAATGTCTCAACTAGTCCGGCAGCGCCGGGTGCCGTTGACTTCAATGCTTCCACAGTTACTGATCTTAGTCCTCGCATCAGTGATTCCGAAGGCTTATTCCGTCTCCGAGCGCAGAGTTGTGCTTCGCATGATACAGATATGCGCTGGCCAGCCACGACGGTCATGCAGGGATCTGTAACAAATACCACCTTGGGGCTCGAATTTTCTGGTTCAGTTGACATGAATTCCACCCAATACCAGTTCTATGCTGGCCGCGACGAGAACCTCAAGGTAAATTTTACGGTTACCTTCTCTGGGCAGTTCGACAGCGTTAATTCGACTCATGCCCTCAATGTCCAGCAAGCCAATCAAAGTCTTGCATGGGTACCGAATAGTGCTGTCAATATTGTACCAGGCAGCTGGGGTTATATCTTAGCAGGTGCTGCTGGAATACAAATATTGGCTTTGAATATATG GGATCATTCACCACGTGATTGTGCCCAACATAAAAACGTG CACGGTTCATATTACAAATACCCTTCCAAAAGCTATGTCATCAAACTGCGACGACTGCACCTTCAACCA CTGGCACTGGATCCTGGTCTGGATCTATGCAACATGGTGGGACGAGTCGACAATCAGTCATCGTTCAAGACTGGACCCTCCGCCAAGTGCGAGCTCCTGGCTTGA
- a CDS encoding putative sarcosine oxidase (FAD-dependent oxidoreductase) has product MEQYDVAVVGLGVLGSAAAYQAAQRGKKVIAFEQFEFGHVHGASHDTSRIIRTSNPLPEYVKLARSAYKDWAELEEATGQKLLTITGGLVFVPREKASPFESLINTLKVTNLPHEILNATEVKKRWPQFDIPDTVDAVYTADTGIAHASKTVAAMQYLARSKGAILKENTPVDRVVPKKEGGVTIQTPKGEFHAAKVILTTDAWTNKLLAPLGVHIPLSVMQEQVTYFKPTDTAAFQPDRFPVWIWGGDPAFYGFPCYGEPTIKAGRDWSNNLMTPEQRTYVQSPQLFEQLSSFMKSFIPDKERQPLRTVTCQYTITPDRQFIISPLDNNKDIIVGLGAAHAFKFAPAFGRALAELAIDGRTKEDVSKFGIPKSACCRSKL; this is encoded by the coding sequence ATGGAGCAATACGACGTAGCAGTTGTCGGACTTGGTGTCCTAGGAAGTGCAGCGGCCTACCAAGCCGCGcagaggggaaagaaagtcaTCGCATTTGAGCAATTCGAATTTGGTCACGTACACGGGGCCTCCCACGATACATCACGCATTATTAGGACCTCGAACCCCCTACCCGAATACGTGAAGCTCGCTCGGTCTGCCTATAAAGATTGGGCTGAGTTGGAAGAAGCGACCGGCCAAAAGCTGCTTACTATCACTGGAGGCCTGGTTTTCGTCCCGCGGGAGAAGGCCTCACCATTCGAAAGTTTAATCAACACCCTAAAAGTCACAAACTTACCCCATGAAATTCTGAATGCCACGGAGGTGAAAAAGCGCTGGCCCCAGTTCGACATCCCCGACACGGTAGATGCAGTGTACACGGCCGACACGGGTATAGCCCATGCGTCCAAAACAGTTGCCGCCATGCAGTATTTGGCACGTTCCAAGGGCGCGATCCTGAAGGAGAATACACCTGTCGACCGTGTGGTCCCCAAGAAGGAGGGAGGGGTTACTATTCAGACACCGAAAGGAGAATTCCACGCAGCCAAGGTGATTCTCACAACCGATGCGTGGACGAATAAGCTACTCGCACCTTTGGGAGTCCATATTCCCCTGTCTGTCATGCAGGAACAAGTCACCTACTTCAAGCCGACAGATACAGCTGCTTTCCAGCCCGATCGATTTCCCGTGTGGATTTGGGGCGGGGATCCGGCCTTCTATGGGTTCCCATGTTACGGCGAGCCGACTATCAAAGCCGGTCGTGACTGGTCGAACAACTTGATGACACCTGAGCAACGTACCTATGTACAGTCGCCCCAGTTGTTTGAGCAGCTCTCCTCATTTATGAAGAGCTTTATACCCGACAAGGAACGTCAGCCGCTTCGCACTGTCACTTGTCAGTATACGATCACACCAGACCGGCAGTTCATTATCAGCCCACTggacaacaacaaagacatcATTGTGGGCTTGGGTGCTGCGCATGCCTTCAAGTTTGCCCCCGCCTTTGGTCGCGCTCTGGCTGAGCTAGCAATCGATGGAAGGACTAAGGAGGATGTCTCAAAGTTTGGGATTCCAAAGAGTGCTTGTTGTAGAAGCAAGCTATAA
- a CDS encoding formate/nitrite transporter family protein (formate/nitrite family of transporters), producing MDPTFDPTKETLNLLVSSGVAKARLPWPDLLLKSFLAGAFLSIGALFSLIVAGGSPSLRAENPGLATLLSSFAFPTGFVILTIVNTELFTANVFVLILTTFMRRTTWLDLVRNLVLSYIFNLAGCLFVAGFLCWWSDTLSTDTLKGFAVTQAEGRVNVQWSVNFLRGVGCNWLVGLAIFLSISCKDKVSKIYAIWIPIWTFVAVGYQHCIANFFLVPIGMFYGTNFGVGKFIYQSVIPVTLGDIVGGAVLDGVFIWFLYGHRIMKKRPGGEPNAGDHLPS from the coding sequence ATGGACCCAACTTTCGATCCCACCAAGGAGACCTTGAACCTGCTGGTTAGCTCCGGTGTCGCAAAAGCGCGATTACCCTGGCCAGACTTACTTCTCAAATCGTTCCTCGCTGGGGCTTTCTTATCCATCGGTGCTCTTTTCAGCCTAATCGTTGCGGGAGGCTCTCCCTCTCTGCGCGCCGAAAACCCTGGGCTTGCTACACTGCTATCTAGCTTTGCCTTTCCAACCGGCTTCGTCATCCTCACCATCGTCAATACAGAGCTCTTCACAGCCAATGTATTCGTCTTGATATTAACCACGTTCATGCGGAGGACCACATGGCTCGACCTTGTCCGCAATTTAGTCCTATCCTACATCTTCAACTTGGCAGGCTGTCTATTCGTGGCGGGCTTTCTGTGCTGGTGGTCTGATACCCTGTCCACAGATACACTCAAAGGTTTCGCCGTCACGCAAGCCGAAGGACGGGTCAACGTGCAATGGTCCGTCAATTTTCTAAGAGGGGTCGGATGTAACTGGCTCGTGGGCTTGGCGATATTCCTCTCCATATCCTGCAAAGATAAAGTCTCCAAGATCTATGCGATTTGGATTCCGATTTGGACGTTTGTTGCGGTTGGGTAtcagcattgcattgcaaACTTCTTTCTCGTGCCGATTGGGATGTTTTACGGTACGAattttggggttgggaagTTTATTTACCAGAGTGTGATTCCGGTTACGCTTGGCGATATTGTTGGGGGTGCTGTGCTTGACGGCGTGTTTATTTGGTTTTTGTATGGGCATAGGATTATGAAGAAACGGCCAGGTGGTGAGCCGAATGCTGGGGACCATCTCCCGTCTTGA
- a CDS encoding cytochrome P450 (predicted protein): MNLPLIWIGLFTAVSYLVIRSIYRLYFHPLSNFPGPKLAAVTHLYEFYYDVVKGGKFIWEMQRMHDQYGMYCTTIHIKDPYYFDPIYTSKGQAKDPYIVRTFATPLSTAATVEHDRHRYRRDLVNPFFSKRSVMGVDYIVQDKVDKVCKRLTQVHERGTVVSLDDLFAALTADVISHYAYGESLGFLDTENLKNEFRDAVASAGLLCHFARFFFVVSMVAETMPALVEWMQPSSKGLWEAKRMIEQMARSSLEKDHEKNANSRKTIFDALCAESVRPEERTVARVRDEAMVVFGAGTETTARVLATGSYYLYRDKPRLEKLRAEIETVMPDSTDHVSLTQLESLPYLTAVINESLRMAHSVTMRLPRISPTPLAYKDYIIPPGVSHLDAMELLRSNTSRSDTDSFNPERWLEASSKGERLTKFLVPFSKGSRICLGMNLAYSELYQMFATLVRCFDLEIQTPPESVRITRDFIIGLPDDADYLKVHSLVTNAL; the protein is encoded by the exons ATGAATCTACCCTTGATTTGGATCGGGCTGTTTACTGCCGTCAGCTACCTCGTCATCAGGAGCATCTATCGTCTTTACTTTCACCCTCTCAGCAACTTTCCTGGGCCAAAGCTAGCTGCCGTGACACACCTGTATGAATTCTACTACGATGTAGTCAAAGGCGGAAAGTTTATCTGGGAGATGCAGAGAATGCACGATCAATatggtatgtactgtactacC ATTCATATCAAGGATCCCTATTACTTTGACCCCATCTATACCTCAAAAGGGCAAGCGAAAGATCCGTACATAGTCAGAACATTTGCTACTCCCTTGTCCACCGCCGCCACAGTCGAACATGATCGTCACCGCTACCGCCGAGACTTAGTGAACCCGTTCTTCTCAAAGCGGTCCGTAATGGGCGTGGACTATATAGTTCAGGATAAAGTAGATAAGGTATGCAAGCGACTCACACAGGTGCACGAAAGAGGAACCGTGGTCTCGTTGGACGACTTGTTCGCTGCCTTAACGGCCGATGTTATCTCCCACTATGCGTACGGGGAGAGTCTGGGATTTCTCGATACAGAGAATCTGAAGAATGAGTTTCGAGACGCCGTTGCTTCTGCGGGGTTACTATGTCACTTCGCTCgttttttcttcgtcgtgtCGATGGTTGCGGAGACCATGCCAGCGCTGGTAGAATGGATGCAGCCGAGCTCAAAGGGACTGTGGGAAGCCAAACGCATGATAGAGCAGATGGCAAGATCTTCTCTCGAAAAAGATCACGAGAAGAATGCCAATTCGAGGAAAACAATTTTCGACGCCCTCTGTGCCGAGTCAGTGCGACCGGAGGAGAGGACGGTGGCAAGGGTCCGGGATGAGGCGATGGTTGTTTTCGGTGCAGGTACTGAGACTACAGCAAGAGTGTTAGCAACTGGGTCCTACTACCTCTACCGAGATAAACCGCGCTTGGAGAAATTACGAGCAGAGATAGAGACGGTCATGCCGGACTCGACCGACCACGTCTCTCTGACTCAACTGGAATCGTTGCCGTATCTT ACCGCGGTTATAAATGAGTCTCTCCGTATGGCGCATAGTGTAACAATGCGATTGCCGCGGATTTCGCCAACACCATTGGCATATAAGGACTATATCATTCCTCCAGGGGTAAGCCATTTAGACGCCATGGAATTGCTGCGATCTAACACGAGCCGTTCAGACACCG ATTCCTTCAATCCGGAGCGATGGCTTGAAGCATCGAGTAAGGGCGAAAGACTGACTAAATTCTTGGTCCCCTTCTCAAAAGGCTCCAGAATCTGCCTGGGGATGAA CCTAGCGTACTCCGAGCTATATCAGATGTTTGCTACTTTAGTTCGTTGCTTCGACCTTGAAATCCAAACACCACCAGAAAGCGTTCGTATAACGAGAgacttcatcatcggattGCCAGACGACGCGGACTACCTGAAAGTGCATAGTCTGGTTACTAATGCTCTGTGA
- a CDS encoding DUF3632 domain-containing protein (predicted protein) produces the protein MAFSNRTWVVTSRYCDIGDGVDSLEGHIHSLWYMYYELGRNITPESSEHEGLVLDILRIQGMGPLTRPARGVSGIDIARTVDGTLWNDLPFMVGDMINCWINHSASMSGTHRLNFAKYMMALESHSDDRNLTRS, from the coding sequence ATGGCCTTCAGTAACCGGACCTGGGTGGTTACCAGCCGATACTGCGATATTGGAGATGGTGTAGACTCCCTTGAAGGCCATATTCATTCGCTGTGGTATATGTACTACGAGCTTGGCAGAAACATCACCCCCGAATCATCTGAACATGAGGGATTGgtcctcgatatcctccgCATTCAAGGAATGGGGCCGTTGACGCGACCTGCACGCGGAGTCTCCGGGATTGATATCGCAAGAACTGTCGACGGTACACTGTGGAACGATCTCCCTTTCATGGTTGGCGATATGATCAATTGCTGGATCAATCACAGTGCTTCTATGTCAGGAACACACCGTCTCAACTTTGCAAAATATATGATGGCGTTGGAAAGCCATTCGGACGACAGGAACTTGACCAGGTCATAG
- a CDS encoding uncharacterized protein (predicted hydrolases or acyltransferases (alpha/beta hydrolase superfamily)) has protein sequence MPGPWSTKLYLLGYLQIAPALASIQWSPCTSNPSLDCATLTVPLEYADPENGALAYIPLARYNATVPASQRKGSLLTNPGGPGSAGTDFLLNGAGEGMVNITGGFYDIVSWDPRGTGSARPLLQCFDSAGEEADASAALPAAAEIEYSQFRNQSYMPSYYAALKDYDNTIAELAGACADHDSPALYTSSTAYVVRDIAAIIDALEGTDNATLNYWGFSYGTILGAEFIQTYPERVGKIIFDGVFDSAANAQPYTSQLPYDELYVRDSINDLATSCTQAGIEGCALNKAPGNRTTPRNSTTDIATRLANLQASLYRNPIDVSDGSFSITVGMFSFFMYSFLRLPSSWPAVALAVSALEEGNADPVASLLTDAAGPETNAIAPDTGSFAGWPIQCTDNAPSNHTKLPEVAQLVLNISLAEKTPWLNADLSTLSFCRNFPDTRPRVPNLGASKLTNGETNAILTKQNTSVLIINALHDPTTPINSAVRLHRWLPTSSQLAVRRGPGHTTISLGSLGLVNTIREYLLDGTLPATTEVYDVSQEIFSSEIDAGTITPDPVFNGTYSDSEKMLLESTYNIYLAFVSLP, from the coding sequence ATGCCTGGTCCGTGGTCCACGAAGCTCTACCTTCTCGGGTACTTGCAGATAGCCCCTGCTCTTGCGAGCATCCAATGGTCACCATGCACATCGAATCCATCCCTAGATTGCGCCACCCTCACGGTGCCACTCGAGTACGCTGATCCAGAAAACGGCGCGTTGGCGTATATTCCGCTGGCTCGCTACAATGCCACCGTGCCTGCATCCCAACGCAAAGGCTCTCTTCTCACAAACCCAGGCGGCCCTGGGTCTGCTGGAACCGATTTCCTCCTGAACGGCGCCGGAGAGGGTATGGTCAACATCACAGGTGGCTTCTATGACATAGTGTCTTGGGATCCACGTGGCACGGGTTCTGCACGGCCTCTCCTGCAATGCTTCGACTCGGCAGGCGAGGAAGCTGACGCATCTGCCGCCCTTCCCGCAGCAGCTGAGATAGAGTATAGCCAATTTCGCAACCAGAGCTACATGCCCTCATATTACGCAGCACTGAAGGACTATGATAACACCATTGCAGAGCTCGCCGGTGCCTGTGCCGACCATGATTCTCCGGCGTTATACACCTCCAGCACCGCCTATGTCGTCCGTGACATAGCAGCTATCATCGATGCCCTAGAAGGAACAGACAATGCAACCCTCAACTACTGGGGCTTTTCATATGGAACTATCCTCGGTGCCGAGTTTATCCAGACTTATCCAGAACGAGTCGGAAAGATTATCTTTGATGGTGTTTTCGATTCCGCCGCGAATGCGCAACCATATACTAGCCAGCTTCCCTATGATGAGTTATATGTCCGTGACTCTATCAATGATCTGGCTACATCCTGTACACAAGCCGGCATAGAGGGTTGTGCTTTGAACAAAGCTCCGGGAAACCGTACTACCCCCAGAAACAGCACTACAGACATCGCCACGCGCCTTGCCAATCTACAAGCGTCTCTATATAGAAACCCTATTGACGTATCGGACGGATCGTTCTCCATCACAGTTGGAATGTTCAGCTTTTTCATGTATTCCTTTTTGAGACTCCCCAGCTCATGGCCCGCTGTCGCATTGGCGGTGAGCGCACTCGAGGAAGGAAATGCCGACCCTGTCGCCAGCCTCCTGACGGATGCAGCAGGTCCAGAAACGAATGCCATTGCACCTGACACCGGCTCTTTCGCTGGATGGCCTATCCAATGCACTGATAATGCCCCTTCCAATCATACCAAACTTCCTGAAGTTGCGCAGTTGGTCCTCAACATCTCTCTTGCCGAGAAGACCCCATGGTTGAATGCGGATCTGTCCACCTTATCCTTCTGCCGAAACTTCCCCGATACTCGCCCACGGGTTCCGAACCTAGGAGCCTCGAAGCTCACTAACGGGGAGACGAACGCCATCCTCACTAAGCAGAATACATCCGTTTTGATCATTAACGCGCTGCATGACCCCACTACCCCTATCAACTCTGCGGTACGTCTTCACCGCTGGCTTCCTACTTCATCTCAACTTGCGGTTAGACGGGGACCTGGCCATACCACAATCAGTCTTGGTTCTTTGGGGTTGGTGAATACCATCCGCGAGTATCTCCTTGATGGGACTCTGCCGGCTACGACGGAGGTGTATGATGTGAGTCAGGAAATCTTTTCCTCGGAGATCGACGCGGGTACAATTACTCCTGATCCTGTGTTTAACGGGACATACAGCGACTCAGAGAAGATGCTGTTGGAGTCTACCTATAACATTTACTTGGCTTTTGTGAGCTTGCCATAG
- a CDS encoding uncharacterized protein (predicted protein) has product MKIPAPQQLQQLHVSLDGGHYEPVTTFDPAKATYLQDQEALQENLLRLCSVNGWHKSSRAACSPRPVLVSSEHQRRWRELHEALVLAITDIVERWLTDPEARFPERMPLEPEEEDLLRWIDEQVPHNLPQYRDCRGSWRPDFLVEEENSEDGSGPVENFRISEINARFSFNGFMFATCGQQAIHDMGICDNGNGLVGATDPAKILKGLLRLFQPGLPLHLLKGDEAGVDIHMLVDFLDRYLGITHRFIMPADLRLLHEPQAKGGYKLCCVVKNPDSCDPATLIYHDGDILEEIHQVGLELHQREIRALEPEMLRQISLRCFNDMRTILLVHDKRMLGIVKQELENLVARNVLTLSQAKILDKGIPETILPGSLDLDQAIARCKEMPELKDEYILKPIRSGKGDGIVFGEDLNSEEWISRLEGLWSAQLIPGGGTCIVQRKVKQLLYDVVLRPTGVKTRYPLIGTYHSINGEFLGVGVWRSSPDRICAISHGGAWTVSVMRDE; this is encoded by the exons ATGAAGATTCCAGCTCCCCAACaactccaacaactccacGTCTCCCTTGACGGGGGTCATTATGAGCCTGTAACAACTTTTGACCCCGCAAAGGCTACGTATCTCCAAGACCAGGAGGCTCTCCAGGAAAACCTGTTGCGGTTATGCTCCGTCAACGGATGGCATAAAAGTTCTAGAGCAGCTTGCTCTCCTCGGCCAGTTCTCGTCAGCTCGGAGCACCAACGGCGATGGAGGGAGCTTCATGAAGCTCTAGTCCTAGCTATAACCGACATTGTCGAAAGATGGTTGACGGACCCCGAGGCTAGATTCCCGGAACGGATGCCTTTGGAaccggaggaggaagatctACTGCGC TGGATTGATGAGCAAGTGCCTCACAACCTTCCGCAGTACCGAGACTGCCGGGGCTCATGGAGACCCGACTTCctggtggaagaggaaaacagTGAAGACGGCTCTGGGCCTGTCGAGAACTTCCGCATCAGTGAAATCAATGCCCGATTCTCCTTTAATGGCTTTATGTTCGCCACATGCGGACAGCAAGCAATTCACGACATGGGTATTTGTGACAATGGCAATGGCCTGGTAGGCGCCACTGATCCGGCGAAG ATCCTCAAGGGTCTTTTAAGGCTGTTCCAGCCCGGTCTTCCATTGCACCTTTTGAAGGGCGATGAAGCTGGAGTTGACATCCATATGCTAGTGGACTTCCTCGACCGTTATTTGGGAATTACCCACCGCTTCATTATGCCTGCAGATCTGAGACTACTTCACGAACCTCAGGCAAAAGGGGGCTACAAACTCTGCTGTGTAGTCAAAAACCCGGATAGCTGCGACCCTGCTACATTGATCTATCATGATGGAGATATCCTGGAGGAGATTCATCAGGTCGGTCTGGAGCTTCACCAACGAGAGATCCGTGCCTTGGAGCCGGAAATGCTCCGGCAAATTAGTCTCAGATGCTTTAACGATATGCGCACAATTCTGCTCGTTCACGATAAGAGAATGCTAGGCATTGTCAAACAGGAACTTGAGAATTTAGTAGCAAGAAACGTTCTTACACTGTCCCAGGCGAAGATTCTGGACAAGGGCATCCCAGAAACAATCCTCCCGGGGTCGTTGGACCTCGATCAGGCAATTGCACGCTGCAAGGAAATGCCAGAGCTAAAAGATGAATACATTCTCAAGCCTATTCGGAGTGGAAAAGGCGACGGAATTGTGTTTGGCGAAGATCTGAACTCGGAGGAGTGGATTTCAAGATTAGAGGGTCTATGGTCAGCTCAATTGATCCCGGGTGGAGGAACCTGCATTGTCCAACGCAAGGTGAAACAGCTCTTGTACGACGTGGTGTTAAGACCGACCGGCGTCAAGACTAGATATCCGCTCATTGGAACTTACCACTCGATAAATGGTGAGTTCCTAGGAGTCGGGGTTTGGCGTAGCAGTCCGGATCGTATCTGCGCGATCAGTCATGGAGGTGCATGGACGGTTTCTGTTATGCGTGATGAATAG
- a CDS encoding uncharacterized protein (predicted protein), which produces MGRWGWRLFEGDQDLDAACCLAESLGIQTDDWEHSMSSMVHQTDMLADEGTRAFYRTEEYKRELENEIVPYVRANFDIDNFGDRFFRCFLCQGEWPNVPPCKIQNYHLRRIDDEGWGQDQG; this is translated from the exons ATGGGTCGCTGGGGTTGGC GTCTTTTCGAAGGGGATCAGGATCTGGATGCCGCCTGTTGTCTGGCAGAGTCCCTGGGAATCCAGACTGACGACTGGGAACACTCAATGAGCTCGATGGTGCATCAGACCGATATGCTGGCCGACGAAGGGACACGCGCGTTCTACAGAACGGAGGAGTACAAACGTGAGCTGGAGAACGAGATCGTGCCCTACGTTCGCGCGAACTTCGACATCGACAACTTTGGCGACAGGTTTTTTCGCTGCTTCTTGTGCCAAGGAGAATGGCCAAACGTGCCTCCCTGCAAAATACAGAACTATCATCTTAGGCgcattgatgatgagggCTGGGGCCAAGATCAGGGCTGA